From a single Mycolicibacterium moriokaense genomic region:
- a CDS encoding epoxide hydrolase family protein has protein sequence MTTAQSLTPFPITVAEADLDDLRRRLDSARFPAELPDSGWDYGTEQRFLRSIVDRWRDGYEWRATEAELNGWGSFVTTAAGQRVHLLHVRSDDPNAIPLVLVHGWPGSIIEFLDALPMLRERFHVVVFSMPGYGFSGPTTERGIDVAKVAAAVADVMAQLGYDRYLAQGGDWGALVVRHLGEHHAPQVAAIHTNMLFAPFDGDPADAMTGVSESELAAIVSSAQRITDGTAYMEIQSTRPHSLGFGLDDSPLGLAGWILEKFHAWCDIREGMPIRVDRLIDNLMMYWLTGTATSAARLYCEAKRAGNSPLSEWTGRVDVPTGYAVYPYELLQTPRVWAEKRYNLVHYSVQDRGGHFAAFEQPQLFAADVNTYGDTLRELGVF, from the coding sequence ATGACCACGGCACAGTCGCTGACGCCGTTCCCGATCACCGTCGCCGAGGCCGACCTCGACGACCTGCGCCGCCGCCTTGACTCAGCACGCTTCCCAGCTGAATTGCCGGACAGCGGGTGGGACTACGGCACGGAACAGCGGTTCCTCCGATCCATCGTTGATCGGTGGCGCGACGGATACGAGTGGCGCGCAACCGAAGCCGAGCTCAACGGGTGGGGGTCGTTCGTGACAACGGCCGCCGGCCAGCGGGTGCACCTGCTGCATGTGCGATCGGACGACCCGAACGCGATACCCCTGGTGCTTGTGCACGGGTGGCCGGGGTCAATCATCGAGTTCTTGGACGCACTTCCGATGCTGCGCGAGCGATTCCACGTCGTCGTGTTTTCTATGCCCGGCTACGGATTCTCCGGTCCAACTACGGAGCGAGGCATCGACGTAGCGAAGGTCGCCGCCGCCGTCGCCGACGTGATGGCTCAACTCGGCTACGACCGCTACCTCGCACAGGGCGGGGACTGGGGCGCGCTCGTTGTCCGTCACCTCGGCGAACACCATGCGCCGCAGGTCGCCGCCATCCATACCAACATGTTGTTCGCCCCGTTCGACGGGGATCCCGCCGATGCGATGACGGGGGTGTCGGAAAGCGAACTGGCCGCGATCGTCTCGTCGGCCCAACGCATCACCGACGGCACGGCCTATATGGAGATCCAATCGACACGGCCGCACTCCTTGGGTTTCGGACTCGACGATTCGCCGCTCGGCCTGGCGGGCTGGATTCTGGAGAAGTTCCACGCGTGGTGCGACATTCGCGAGGGCATGCCGATCCGCGTCGACCGCCTCATCGACAACCTGATGATGTACTGGCTCACCGGCACCGCGACATCGGCGGCGCGGCTGTACTGCGAGGCCAAGCGGGCCGGAAACTCGCCGCTGAGTGAGTGGACGGGACGCGTGGACGTCCCGACGGGTTACGCGGTCTATCCGTATGAACTCCTGCAGACGCCGCGGGTCTGGGCCGAAAAGCGTTACAACCTGGTGCATTACAGCGTGCAGGATCGCGGCGGGCACTTCGCCGCGTTCGAGCAGCCGCAACTCTTCGCCGCCGATGTCAACACCTACGGCGACACCCTTCGGGAACTCGGGGTGTTCTGA
- a CDS encoding DUF3556 domain-containing protein, with product MGFFKADSPSIEYESWRLGSRSERLRPLVRHIAERGMGNPDVLYVVYAVKIGLFVLGAACFALATKGIDGWSNIGWWWSEPIVFQKVVLWSLLFEVLGLGCGFGPLTGKIKPPMGSVLYWLRAGTLRLPPWSRWIPFTGGDRRTLFEVLLYAGLLVATVYALCSDGTGPVPALNTTVGLLPIWNIVLILTLLAVVSLRDKLIFLACRGEVYGALTVTFLLPGVDMIVAAKLVMVAIWIGAATSKLNKHFPYVVATMMGNSPLIRSRWLRKSLYRHYPDDVRPSIIPRLLAHGGTAIEMGVPLALFFSQGGTVTVVAAIVMVIFHLVILTAIPLGVPLEWNVFMIFGIGSLFVAHAGLGLGDLEHPWIVAALMAVIVAAIVVGNLHPPAVSFLPGMRYYAGNWDISTWCLTESATNKIHAQRIGLGMLQHKQLERLVGPENAETSMHRGLAFRAMYAHGRAVVTLLNRVMPPGREDDYAVVEGEMVAAYALGWSFGDGHLHNENLVRALQKRCQFEPGEVRIIIIDGQPIHRQRQQYRLVDAATGEFERGTFDVADLVVRQPWEDDVPVTVMSPTGGRAQAQG from the coding sequence ATGGGATTCTTCAAAGCGGATTCACCGTCGATCGAGTACGAGTCGTGGCGGCTGGGTAGCCGATCCGAGCGGCTCAGGCCACTCGTCCGGCACATCGCCGAGCGGGGCATGGGCAACCCGGACGTCCTGTACGTGGTCTATGCGGTGAAGATCGGGCTGTTCGTCCTCGGGGCGGCCTGTTTTGCGCTGGCCACCAAGGGGATCGACGGTTGGAGCAACATCGGATGGTGGTGGAGCGAGCCGATCGTCTTCCAGAAGGTCGTGCTGTGGTCGTTGCTGTTCGAGGTACTGGGCCTGGGCTGCGGATTCGGCCCGCTGACGGGAAAGATCAAGCCACCGATGGGGTCGGTGCTGTATTGGCTCCGCGCCGGCACCCTGCGGTTGCCGCCATGGTCCCGTTGGATTCCGTTCACGGGCGGTGACCGCCGCACGTTGTTCGAAGTACTGCTGTACGCGGGCCTGCTGGTGGCGACAGTCTACGCGCTGTGTTCCGATGGGACCGGGCCGGTTCCGGCGCTGAACACGACGGTCGGTCTGCTGCCGATCTGGAACATCGTGCTCATCCTGACGCTGCTCGCGGTTGTGAGCCTGCGCGACAAGCTCATCTTCCTGGCCTGCCGCGGTGAGGTTTACGGCGCGCTGACGGTGACGTTCCTCCTCCCCGGCGTGGACATGATCGTCGCGGCGAAGCTGGTCATGGTTGCCATCTGGATCGGCGCCGCGACGTCGAAGCTGAACAAACACTTTCCCTACGTCGTGGCGACCATGATGGGTAACAGCCCATTGATTCGCTCGCGGTGGTTGCGTAAGTCGCTCTATCGCCACTATCCGGATGACGTGCGGCCGAGCATCATTCCGCGACTGCTCGCCCACGGCGGCACCGCCATCGAGATGGGTGTCCCGCTGGCGCTGTTCTTCTCCCAGGGCGGCACTGTGACCGTGGTCGCCGCGATCGTGATGGTGATCTTCCACTTGGTGATCCTGACGGCGATCCCGCTCGGAGTGCCGCTGGAATGGAACGTCTTCATGATCTTTGGCATCGGATCGCTGTTCGTCGCCCACGCCGGCCTCGGGCTTGGGGACCTGGAGCATCCGTGGATCGTCGCGGCACTGATGGCCGTGATCGTGGCCGCAATCGTGGTCGGTAACCTGCATCCCCCCGCGGTGTCATTCCTCCCGGGCATGCGGTATTACGCGGGCAACTGGGACATCTCGACGTGGTGCCTGACCGAATCGGCGACGAACAAGATCCATGCCCAACGGATCGGTCTGGGAATGCTGCAGCACAAACAGCTCGAACGACTTGTCGGCCCGGAGAACGCCGAGACCAGCATGCACCGCGGCCTCGCCTTCCGGGCGATGTACGCCCATGGTCGCGCGGTGGTGACGTTGTTGAATCGCGTCATGCCGCCGGGGCGTGAGGATGATTACGCCGTGGTGGAGGGTGAGATGGTGGCCGCCTACGCCCTCGGCTGGAGCTTCGGCGACGGGCATCTGCACAACGAGAACCTGGTGCGGGCTTTGCAGAAGCGCTGCCAGTTCGAGCCAGGCGAGGTCCGGATCATCATCATCGACGGCCAACCCATCCACCGGCAACGCCAGCAGTACCGCCTCGTCGACGCCGCAACCGGCGAGTTCGAACGGGGTACCTTCGACGTCGCCGATCTCGTGGTACGTCAGCCCTGGGAGGACGACGTCCCGGTCACCGTGATGTCGCCGACCGGGGGGCGCGCGCAGGCCCAGGGGTGA
- a CDS encoding SDR family oxidoreductase, whose amino-acid sequence MGVYAVTGSASGMGRQAAEKLRAAGHTVIRVDVKEADVVADLSTADGRQAAADAVLSAADHRLDGAVLAAGIGPTSGPDSPRRIFAVNYFGAVTLLEAWRPALAATGRAKVVVIGSNSTTTSPLVPRRTIRALLADDADKALRSLRFRGPLAPTLAYAASKIAVSHWVRSTAVTRPWAGEGIRLNALAPGAIMTPLLEKQLATPSQARAVNAFPVPVGGFGDPAHLADWMLFMLSDSADFLCGSVIFVDGGSDAYFRAKDWPRSVPVRRLPTYLWRFIRFGRSK is encoded by the coding sequence ATGGGCGTGTACGCGGTCACCGGATCGGCGTCGGGGATGGGACGTCAGGCGGCCGAGAAGCTCAGGGCTGCCGGTCACACGGTGATCCGTGTCGATGTCAAGGAAGCCGACGTCGTGGCCGACCTGTCGACAGCTGACGGTCGGCAGGCGGCGGCCGACGCCGTATTGTCGGCGGCGGACCACCGACTCGACGGGGCCGTCCTGGCGGCGGGTATCGGGCCCACGTCCGGACCGGACAGTCCGCGGCGCATCTTTGCGGTCAACTACTTCGGCGCGGTGACGTTGTTGGAGGCATGGCGCCCGGCCCTGGCCGCCACCGGACGCGCCAAGGTGGTCGTGATCGGGAGCAATTCGACGACGACGAGCCCGTTGGTGCCGCGGCGTACGATACGCGCGCTGCTGGCCGACGATGCCGATAAGGCCTTGCGTTCATTACGGTTTCGCGGCCCCTTGGCGCCGACGCTTGCCTACGCCGCATCCAAGATCGCGGTATCGCACTGGGTGCGTAGCACCGCCGTCACCCGTCCCTGGGCGGGCGAAGGTATCCGCCTCAACGCGCTCGCACCGGGCGCCATCATGACGCCCCTGCTGGAGAAGCAGCTCGCGACACCAAGTCAAGCCAGGGCCGTCAACGCCTTCCCCGTGCCCGTCGGCGGGTTCGGTGACCCCGCCCATCTCGCCGACTGGATGCTCTTCATGCTCTCGGACTCTGCCGATTTTCTCTGCGGCAGTGTGATATTCGTCGACGGCGGATCCGACGCCTACTTCCGCGCGAAGGACTGGCCGCGAAGCGTTCCCGTGCGGCGCCTGCCCACCTATCTGTGGCGATTCATCAGGTTCGGCCGCTCGAAATGA